One genomic window of Cannabis sativa cultivar Pink pepper isolate KNU-18-1 chromosome 2, ASM2916894v1, whole genome shotgun sequence includes the following:
- the LOC115720334 gene encoding uncharacterized protein LOC115720334 translates to MWLQQKAVRSPLQSKRGGNEKKKPTISAAKIPLDVTASCQHSAAEKPLQKPPPPFPQRFMKQQDDGRFQRFLDVLKHLHINVPLVEALEQMPTYVKFLKDIFTKKRMLGEFETVALTEGCIAMLKSKILPKLKDLGSFTIPISIGSRDVGRALYDLGASINLMPRSIFWKLGIGEARPPTVTLQLADRSMAHLEGKIEDVLVQVDKFIFPADFIILDYEADREVPTILGRSFLATGRTLIDVQNGELAMRVNDQKVTFNVFNAMRFLDEIEECSRLSVIDSIVAERFHKEV, encoded by the coding sequence ATGTGGCTACAACAAAAGGCCGTAAGGAGCCCTCTTCAATCCAAAAGAGGGGGAAACGAAAAGAAAAAACCAACAATTTCAGCTGCTAAAATTCCCCTAGATGTTACAGCATCATGTCAGCATTCTGCTGCGGAAAAGCCTTTGCAAAAGCCACCTCCACCATTTCCTCAACGATTCATGAAGCAGCAAGATGATGGTCGATTCCAAagatttcttgatgttctaAAGCATCTCCACATCAATGTACCATTAGTGGAAGCTTTGGAGCAAATGCCAACCTATGTAAAGTTTTTAAAGGATATTTTTACAAAGAAAAGGATGCTTGGCGAGTTTGAAACAGTTGCTTTGACAGAGGGATGTATTGCTATGTTGAAGAGTAAAATTCTACCCAAATTGAAAGATTTGGGCAGCTTTACAATTCCAATTTCTATTGGAAGTCGAGATGTTGGAAGAGCTCTTTATGATTTGGGAGCTAGTATTAATCTCATGCCTAGGTCTATTTTTTGGAAGTtgggaattggagaagcaaggccACCTACCGTCACTTTGCAATTAGCGGATCGTTCCATGGCTCATTTGGAAGGGAAAATTGAAGATGTGTTGGTGCAAGTGGATAAGTTCATTTTTCCAGCCGATTTCATTATCCTTGATTATGAGGCCGATAGAGAAGTTCCTACTATTTTGGGGCGGTCATTCCTTGCTACCGGAAGAACCTTGATTGATGTGCAAAATGGGGAACTCGCTATGAGAGTGAATGATCAAAAAGTCACTTTTAATGTGTTCAATGCTATGAGATTTCTGGATGAGATCGAAGAATGCTCCCGTTTGAGTGTAATTGATTCTATTGTGGCTGAAAGATTTCACAAGGAAGTGTAG